The following are from one region of the Paenibacillus sp. JZ16 genome:
- a CDS encoding sugar diacid recognition domain-containing protein: MSRLTKELAQEIVTRTMQVIHYNVNVMDERGRIIGSGDRSRLYQKHEGALIAIERKGRFEIDEESARKLQGVLPGTNLAIHFQGEVVGVIGITGDPNEVTKYGELVKMTAEMYLEQADLLEKAQWDKRMKEDFLLSVIHADGKDNAMLRLQAERIGFHPDKARVACIMELSGAQDANSLSTLKQVVEILEGRPAIDLIAIHNTRQIVLYKPHLHPREPNADICEGIRHIRRLLEEKRIAPLRIAVGKAYSGIEGLIASYRSAQDTMRAGQAIFPEQTVYYGEDMPNETVAANVMPSWVAEELKRLWWRFAQEDKSGELQQTLEAYYDENGEQQRIAERLSIHRNTLRYRLQRIHEATGKDPKHFRDLYTLMTARWLSALEERKPESEGVWKEHA; this comes from the coding sequence ATGAGCAGATTGACAAAGGAATTGGCGCAAGAAATTGTAACACGGACGATGCAAGTGATTCATTATAATGTGAACGTCATGGATGAACGGGGGCGGATTATCGGTTCTGGCGACCGCTCGCGCTTATATCAGAAGCATGAAGGGGCGCTCATTGCGATTGAGAGGAAGGGGCGCTTCGAGATTGACGAGGAAAGCGCGCGCAAGCTGCAAGGGGTGCTGCCCGGAACGAATCTGGCCATTCACTTCCAGGGCGAAGTTGTTGGGGTCATCGGCATTACCGGCGATCCGAACGAAGTGACCAAGTACGGGGAGCTGGTGAAAATGACGGCGGAAATGTACTTGGAGCAAGCAGATCTGCTGGAAAAAGCCCAATGGGACAAGCGGATGAAGGAGGATTTCCTTCTGTCCGTCATTCATGCGGACGGCAAGGATAATGCCATGCTGCGCCTCCAGGCGGAACGAATTGGCTTCCATCCGGATAAGGCGCGGGTTGCATGCATTATGGAGCTGTCCGGTGCGCAGGACGCGAATTCATTGTCTACGCTCAAGCAGGTGGTCGAAATATTGGAGGGTCGGCCCGCCATCGACCTGATCGCCATTCACAATACGCGCCAAATCGTGTTGTATAAGCCCCATCTCCATCCGCGGGAGCCGAATGCCGATATATGCGAAGGCATCCGTCACATTCGTAGACTGCTGGAAGAGAAGAGGATTGCGCCGCTCCGCATTGCGGTTGGCAAGGCGTATTCCGGCATCGAAGGTTTAATCGCGTCTTACCGTTCCGCGCAAGATACGATGCGGGCAGGCCAGGCGATATTCCCGGAGCAGACGGTATACTACGGCGAAGATATGCCGAATGAGACCGTGGCAGCCAACGTTATGCCCTCGTGGGTGGCGGAAGAGCTGAAGCGGCTATGGTGGCGATTCGCGCAGGAGGATAAGAGCGGGGAACTGCAGCAGACACTGGAGGCCTATTACGATGAGAACGGCGAGCAGCAGCGCATCGCCGAGCGGCTGTCGATTCACCGGAATACGCTTCGCTACCGGCTGCAGCGCATTCATGAGGCGACAGGCAAAGATCCGAAGCATTTTCGCGATTTATATACGCTGATGACGGCCCGCTGGCTAAGCGCGCTGGAAGAGAGGAAGCCGGAGAGTGAGGGCGTCTGGAAAGAACATGCATGA
- a CDS encoding TetR/AcrR family transcriptional regulator gives MTTTNRNTKKERILNAALKLFSHQGYHATTTKEIAAESGVAEGLIFYHFGDKRKLLLYLVNNFSFVTQLQAEAGELSKLPAEEALFQFGLAYLGFLRTNMDYLMLIWSPELIKDAEVSNEVSQLIGGMGTAGSSILKQAAGSKHQPEHTIQTAMMMMTSSILVYCMLHTRFGQETLPLGDESYIRELVRLLMHGMTEES, from the coding sequence ATGACTACAACCAATCGAAATACCAAGAAGGAACGGATATTGAATGCTGCTCTGAAGCTGTTCTCCCATCAGGGATATCATGCGACGACAACCAAAGAAATTGCAGCCGAAAGCGGCGTTGCCGAAGGGCTGATCTTCTACCACTTCGGAGATAAGCGGAAGCTGCTGCTCTACCTTGTAAACAATTTTTCCTTTGTTACACAGCTTCAAGCGGAGGCGGGGGAACTGTCGAAGCTGCCTGCGGAGGAGGCCCTGTTTCAATTCGGCTTGGCATACCTTGGGTTCCTCAGGACAAACATGGATTATCTAATGCTCATTTGGTCACCGGAACTCATAAAGGATGCCGAGGTATCGAATGAGGTTTCACAGCTGATCGGAGGTATGGGGACAGCAGGCAGCAGCATACTCAAACAGGCGGCGGGATCTAAGCATCAACCAGAACATACGATTCAGACCGCGATGATGATGATGACCTCCTCCATCCTGGTCTATTGCATGCTCCATACCCGCTTCGGGCAGGAAACGCTCCCGCTTGGGGACGAATCGTATATTCGTGAGCTCGTCCGGCTGCTGATGCATGGTATGACTGAAGAATCCTAA
- a CDS encoding HXXEE domain-containing protein, producing the protein MSDWSIVMILWLLPVVFFIHDGEEIATMEWWLRKNKNNPVLSKITPVSTPWDKNITLQFTFAVLLIGFILTGVTLLTSLNFEISSPFNALFAGFVTVFLLDGVKHAGASIALWAYTPGVITAALLEIPYGIYALYRLLHADIVDMTSLTLGTIIALPITLLLVWTGLTLGKRIAPPRINNM; encoded by the coding sequence ATGTCAGATTGGAGTATCGTCATGATATTGTGGCTGCTGCCGGTTGTATTTTTCATTCACGATGGAGAAGAGATTGCCACGATGGAATGGTGGCTCAGGAAGAACAAGAATAACCCTGTGTTATCCAAAATCACGCCTGTCTCCACTCCGTGGGATAAAAATATCACCCTGCAATTCACCTTTGCCGTTCTGCTGATTGGCTTTATTCTCACCGGCGTAACGCTCCTTACGTCTCTTAACTTCGAAATCAGCAGTCCATTCAATGCGCTGTTCGCGGGATTTGTCACGGTGTTCCTGCTGGATGGCGTGAAACATGCGGGCGCGTCGATCGCCCTGTGGGCATACACCCCGGGTGTCATTACAGCCGCCCTCCTTGAAATTCCTTACGGGATTTATGCGCTCTATCGTCTCCTCCATGCAGACATCGTAGATATGACTTCCCTCACTCTCGGAACCATCATCGCCCTGCCGATCACCCTGCTGCTGGTATGGACGGGTCTGACGCTTGGAAAACGTATTGCACCACCTCGCATAAATAATATGTAG
- a CDS encoding class II aldolase/adducin family protein, which produces MASVETIRKELQHTGKYMMQYDLAWGNAGNISARTEGDRYVVTASGTFLGELEEADLIECDLSGNVYGAEGRKPSKETPMHRAIYESRPEIGAVLHASPFYTTLIACSDMELPSNMFVETMYYLERIERVPYYHPGSDALGQGVREKAKLANVLLLENHGVVIYDTSIREARMALQTLEMASRMLITSMSAKVGIQGLGPETEREFLEKAGYKPRRNWSL; this is translated from the coding sequence ATGGCTAGTGTAGAAACGATTAGAAAAGAACTGCAGCACACCGGTAAATATATGATGCAATACGACCTCGCGTGGGGCAATGCGGGGAATATCTCCGCCAGAACGGAAGGGGACCGTTATGTGGTGACGGCCAGCGGGACTTTCCTTGGCGAACTGGAGGAAGCAGACTTGATCGAATGTGATCTGTCCGGGAACGTGTATGGGGCAGAAGGGCGCAAACCGTCCAAAGAAACACCCATGCATCGGGCGATTTACGAAAGCCGTCCGGAGATCGGAGCGGTGCTCCATGCTTCTCCGTTCTATACTACGCTGATTGCCTGTTCCGACATGGAGCTTCCGTCCAATATGTTCGTCGAGACGATGTATTATCTTGAGCGTATCGAACGTGTGCCTTACTATCACCCGGGCAGTGACGCGCTGGGCCAGGGCGTCCGGGAAAAGGCAAAACTCGCCAATGTGCTGCTCCTCGAGAACCACGGTGTGGTTATTTATGACACGTCCATTCGCGAAGCGCGAATGGCCTTACAAACGCTGGAGATGGCCAGCCGCATGCTGATTACTTCGATGAGCGCTAAGGTGGGGATTCAGGGTCTTGGACCGGAGACGGAGCGGGAATTTCTGGAGAAGGCGGGTTATAAGCCTAGACGCAATTGGAGTTTGTAG
- a CDS encoding TRAP transporter large permease: MPIVLFGCLILFFAISVPIAVSMGMASAVAIWWEGGTPLLVLVQRSFTSTDSFPLMAIPFFVFAGTLMEFGGISRRLVNLANALTGHLPGGLGLVTIVTSMFFAAISGSSAAATAALGSILIPAMISRGYHKNFTGALQATSGELGVIIPPSIPLILYGVAAETSIGDLFMAGLIPGIMIGLSLMIAVYIIAKRKGYAREKRKTPAEVWQAFKESFWAVLMPIIILGGIYGGIFTPTEAAGVAVAYAFIVGVFVYKEIKFSKLINILTQSTITTSVIMFIIASAGLFSWIMTREGIPQAVAGFFVNISDNPIVFLLLVNVFLLIVGMFMESNASIIILAPLLAPVAAEFGIDPTHFGIIMIVNLAIGMCTPPLGINLFISAQIAKIRLDQIAKGMVPFYIVLIIDLMLITYLPQLSMFLPNLLGGK, from the coding sequence ATGCCTATCGTACTGTTTGGATGTCTGATCCTGTTCTTCGCCATCAGTGTTCCGATTGCCGTTTCGATGGGGATGGCGTCGGCTGTAGCAATCTGGTGGGAAGGCGGTACGCCGCTGCTTGTACTGGTCCAGCGTTCGTTCACGTCTACGGATTCATTCCCGCTGATGGCGATTCCCTTCTTCGTGTTCGCGGGTACCTTGATGGAGTTTGGCGGGATTTCCAGACGATTGGTGAATCTGGCGAATGCACTTACAGGCCATTTGCCGGGCGGACTTGGACTCGTTACAATTGTAACCTCGATGTTCTTTGCCGCCATATCCGGTTCCTCCGCGGCGGCAACCGCGGCGCTGGGCAGCATCCTGATTCCGGCCATGATCTCCCGGGGTTATCATAAGAACTTTACGGGGGCTCTTCAAGCGACGTCCGGTGAGTTGGGGGTTATCATTCCGCCAAGCATTCCGTTGATTCTATACGGAGTAGCTGCCGAAACTTCCATCGGCGATCTGTTTATGGCGGGTCTCATTCCGGGAATCATGATTGGTTTATCGCTGATGATTGCCGTTTATATTATTGCGAAACGAAAAGGTTATGCGCGCGAGAAGAGAAAGACGCCGGCAGAAGTATGGCAGGCCTTCAAGGAATCCTTCTGGGCCGTCCTTATGCCGATCATCATTCTTGGCGGAATTTACGGCGGAATCTTTACGCCGACCGAAGCCGCGGGCGTTGCCGTTGCGTATGCATTCATTGTCGGTGTATTTGTGTATAAGGAGATTAAATTCTCCAAGCTGATAAATATTCTAACGCAATCCACGATTACGACATCCGTGATTATGTTCATCATTGCAAGCGCGGGGTTGTTTAGCTGGATCATGACGCGTGAAGGAATTCCCCAGGCGGTTGCAGGTTTCTTCGTGAACATATCCGATAACCCGATCGTGTTCCTGTTACTGGTCAACGTGTTCCTGCTGATCGTGGGCATGTTTATGGAATCCAATGCATCGATCATTATTCTGGCACCGCTGCTGGCGCCGGTAGCGGCCGAATTCGGGATCGATCCGACGCATTTCGGGATTATTATGATCGTCAACCTGGCGATCGGGATGTGCACGCCGCCGCTCGGCATCAATCTGTTCATATCGGCCCAGATCGCAAAGATCCGGCTGGATCAGATCGCAAAAGGCATGGTGCCGTTCTATATTGTGTTGATCATTGACCTGATGCTGATCACGTATCTTCCGCAATTGTCGATGTTCCTGCCGAATCTGTTAGGCGGTAAATAG
- a CDS encoding TRAP transporter small permease produces the protein MRQALKAIDTLNKLVGIAVAMILGVMSILIIMQIIYRIVGYPLHWSEELARYLMVYLVFLGSSLALRHHRLVAIELLPELVSEVNRKVIRITVMAICIVFFILLLVQGIDILGRVSVQSSAAMGLSMSVPYAAIPIGAVLLIMNAVAVILETIVSDTVPQAKEEGL, from the coding sequence ATGCGGCAGGCATTAAAAGCAATCGATACGCTCAACAAACTCGTGGGCATCGCAGTGGCCATGATCCTGGGTGTCATGTCCATCCTGATTATCATGCAGATTATTTACCGGATTGTCGGGTATCCGCTTCACTGGTCCGAGGAGCTTGCCAGATACTTGATGGTTTATCTTGTATTTCTGGGTTCCTCGCTGGCGCTGCGTCATCATCGGCTGGTAGCGATCGAGCTGCTGCCGGAGCTGGTGAGTGAAGTCAACCGAAAGGTGATTCGAATCACGGTCATGGCGATATGCATCGTGTTTTTCATTCTATTGCTGGTCCAGGGCATCGACATTCTGGGCCGGGTCTCCGTGCAATCATCGGCAGCGATGGGGCTTAGCATGTCGGTTCCTTATGCAGCCATTCCGATTGGAGCGGTGCTGCTCATCATGAATGCGGTAGCGGTCATTCTGGAAACGATCGTGTCCGATACCGTACCGCAAGCGAAGGAGGAAGGATTATAA
- a CDS encoding TRAP transporter substrate-binding protein yields MWKRLAVVMVAALLIVSALFITKPNTDEGPIKLRLGHITGESDPWHLGALKFAELVKEKTGGEIEVEVYASSMLGNDRDLIEGMQIGSVDFALPAGVLSNFYSPYAILELPYLFRDKQHLENVLYGDVGNELKQSLLDNAEVRGLEFWMRTPRELTANKKIETPNDLRGLKIRVPEIPASIAAWEAMGATPTPMAFGEVYSSLQTGVIDAQENPVAFTASSKIQEVQKYMMMTDHVYGYVMLAMSEVTYQRLNEFQRQAIEEAAKEATEYENQLVFEQEEQIINELKEFGTEFVEVDKGPFEAAAKSVHERFANMYGRELYDKIINTP; encoded by the coding sequence ATGTGGAAAAGACTCGCAGTTGTCATGGTGGCTGCACTACTCATTGTAAGCGCTTTATTTATAACGAAACCGAATACGGATGAGGGCCCGATCAAGCTGAGGCTCGGTCACATAACGGGCGAATCCGATCCGTGGCATCTGGGCGCGCTTAAATTTGCGGAATTGGTGAAGGAGAAAACGGGCGGTGAGATCGAGGTAGAGGTGTATGCCAGCTCGATGCTCGGGAATGACCGAGACCTGATCGAAGGGATGCAGATCGGATCGGTGGATTTTGCCCTGCCGGCGGGCGTATTATCGAATTTCTACAGCCCTTATGCCATTTTGGAGCTGCCGTATTTGTTCCGGGACAAGCAGCATTTGGAGAACGTGCTCTATGGGGATGTCGGTAACGAACTGAAGCAGAGCTTGCTGGATAATGCCGAGGTCCGCGGTCTGGAGTTCTGGATGAGAACCCCACGCGAGTTGACTGCCAACAAAAAGATTGAAACGCCAAACGATCTGCGCGGCTTGAAAATCCGCGTGCCGGAGATTCCGGCTTCCATTGCGGCTTGGGAAGCAATGGGGGCGACGCCGACGCCAATGGCCTTTGGCGAAGTCTATTCATCGCTGCAAACCGGGGTTATTGACGCACAGGAGAATCCGGTTGCTTTTACAGCCAGCTCCAAGATTCAAGAAGTCCAGAAGTATATGATGATGACCGATCATGTATACGGTTACGTGATGCTCGCGATGAGTGAAGTGACGTATCAACGCTTGAATGAGTTTCAGCGTCAAGCTATTGAAGAAGCGGCCAAAGAAGCGACGGAATACGAGAATCAGCTGGTCTTTGAACAAGAAGAGCAGATTATCAATGAGCTTAAAGAATTCGGTACGGAGTTCGTGGAAGTGGATAAGGGGCCGTTCGAGGCGGCAGCTAAATCGGTGCATGAACGCTTTGCCAACATGTACGGAAGAGAGCTGTACGACAAAATCATCAATACGCCATAA
- a CDS encoding zinc-dependent alcohol dehydrogenase: MKAVYVEDAYKVVVKDVDVPEIGAGEVLIRVKAAGICGSDIHTYKGLHLFRKPPVIIGHEVSGEIVKVGKDVISFQIGDRVTVEPQVGCGKCDYCLTGRTNYCAERGAPGLKGWYGSMAEYFAAPEACVFKLPDQLDHELGVLVEPFAVGVHAVRKAGIEVGDKVAILGAGPIGLLAMTAAKAAGATTLMVTDVMDYALESAKEMGATHTLNIRGKGGWTEEAKVEIAGEFDKVLIAAGVPGIVDDALALLRKGGRCVTIAMFHGTQTFDIVNLQQTEKEIVGCMTYTREDTISAIDLLASGAVDVKAVISHRLSYEDAAEGFRLVDKKEDASLKVIVTF; the protein is encoded by the coding sequence ATGAAGGCTGTATATGTTGAGGATGCGTACAAAGTTGTCGTTAAAGACGTGGACGTACCGGAGATCGGGGCAGGGGAGGTTCTGATCCGGGTCAAAGCCGCCGGCATTTGCGGATCGGATATTCATACCTACAAGGGACTGCACTTGTTTCGGAAGCCGCCCGTCATTATCGGCCACGAAGTGTCCGGCGAAATCGTGAAGGTGGGTAAGGACGTCATATCCTTTCAGATTGGTGATCGGGTAACCGTGGAGCCTCAGGTCGGCTGCGGCAAATGCGATTACTGCTTGACGGGCAGAACGAATTATTGCGCCGAGCGGGGAGCGCCGGGCTTGAAGGGCTGGTATGGCTCGATGGCCGAGTACTTTGCTGCGCCGGAAGCATGCGTATTCAAACTGCCGGATCAGCTGGATCATGAGCTGGGTGTGCTGGTTGAGCCCTTCGCGGTAGGGGTCCATGCGGTACGCAAGGCCGGGATCGAAGTAGGAGACAAGGTCGCTATTCTCGGTGCCGGACCGATCGGGCTGCTCGCCATGACGGCTGCGAAGGCTGCCGGTGCTACAACGCTCATGGTGACCGACGTCATGGATTATGCGCTTGAATCCGCCAAAGAGATGGGGGCTACCCACACTTTGAACATTCGCGGCAAGGGAGGCTGGACCGAGGAAGCGAAGGTGGAAATTGCCGGCGAATTCGATAAGGTACTGATTGCAGCCGGGGTCCCCGGGATCGTGGATGATGCCCTTGCCTTGCTTCGCAAAGGCGGCCGCTGCGTAACGATAGCCATGTTCCATGGCACGCAAACCTTCGATATCGTGAATCTGCAGCAGACCGAGAAGGAAATTGTCGGCTGCATGACGTACACGCGTGAGGATACCATTTCCGCCATCGATTTGTTAGCAAGCGGAGCGGTGGACGTCAAAGCCGTCATATCCCATCGACTGTCTTATGAAGATGCCGCGGAAGGATTCCGCCTGGTAGACAAGAAGGAAGACGCTTCCTTGAAGGTCATCGTCACCTTTTAA
- a CDS encoding GntR family transcriptional regulator: MTMDKSKGAASSLLLKDVAYNEIKESILNEKFEPGRFLSERELIELLGMSKTPIKAALTRLETEGFVTVSSKQGIIINDLSVNRIVDIYDLRIALETFNCQQIESRLTPEQEKELEGNLAETADIVSRLDVKNFAQADHDFHLIICECTGNQEIHRVLLNYHDHLQRITRRHLRKDPHRMEKFLEDHWKIYEALKTGKESSAEVMRKHLQESKQALFI; encoded by the coding sequence ATGACGATGGATAAAAGCAAAGGGGCAGCTTCTTCTCTTCTGTTAAAAGATGTGGCCTATAACGAGATTAAGGAAAGCATTCTGAACGAGAAATTCGAGCCGGGTCGATTCTTGTCCGAGCGAGAATTGATTGAGCTGCTGGGAATGAGCAAGACGCCGATCAAAGCGGCGTTGACGCGGCTGGAGACAGAGGGCTTTGTCACCGTTTCCTCGAAGCAGGGCATCATCATCAATGATCTATCCGTAAACCGGATTGTAGACATATACGATCTGCGGATTGCGCTGGAGACGTTCAACTGCCAGCAGATCGAATCCAGACTCACGCCTGAGCAGGAGAAGGAGCTGGAGGGCAATCTTGCCGAAACTGCCGACATCGTCAGCCGGCTTGATGTCAAAAATTTCGCTCAAGCCGACCATGATTTCCACTTGATCATTTGCGAATGTACGGGCAACCAGGAAATACACCGGGTGCTGCTGAACTACCATGATCATCTGCAGCGAATCACCCGCCGGCATTTGCGGAAGGATCCGCACCGGATGGAGAAGTTCCTGGAGGATCACTGGAAGATCTATGAGGCGCTCAAGACCGGCAAGGAGAGCAGCGCCGAGGTGATGCGCAAGCATTTGCAGGAATCGAAGCAAGCGCTTTTTATATAA